In Rosa chinensis cultivar Old Blush chromosome 1, RchiOBHm-V2, whole genome shotgun sequence, a genomic segment contains:
- the LOC112184343 gene encoding probable alpha-amylase 2 isoform X1, translated as MWLKTDLESRSLFPSFLLSSPICTELYFLIVMQLCHSFSFPSYSPVTVPFYVMKMGDENALALSSLPIDIYAAKYVKEYIEGAKPIFSVGEYWDSCNYNGHGLDYNQDSHRQRIISWIDGTGQSTAFDFTTKGVLQEAVKGQLWRLRDPQGKPPGVIQ; from the exons ATGTGGTTGAAAACAGACTTAGAAAGTAGGtctctctttccttcttttcttctcagtTCTCCTATATGTACTGAATTATACTTTTTAATTGTTATGCAGTTGTGCCACTCTTTTTCGTTTCCATCATACTCACCAGTGACGGTTCCTTTTTATGTCATGAAAATGGGTGACGAGAATGCTTTGGCTCTTTCTTCTCTCCCAATAGACAT TTATGCAGCTAAATATGTGAAAGAGTATATTGAAGGAGCAAAACCAATTTTTTCTGTTGGGGAGTATTGGGATTCTTGCAACTACAATGGTCATGGTTTGGACTACAACCAAG ATAGCCACAGACAGCGAATAATAAGTTGGATTGATGGCACAGGACAGTCAACTGCATTTGACTTCACAACCAAGGGAGTTCTTCAG GAAGCTGTCAAGGGACAATTATGGAGATTACGTGATCCCCAAGGGAAGCCACCAGGTGTAATACAGTAG
- the LOC112184343 gene encoding probable alpha-amylase 2 isoform X2, producing the protein MWLKTDLETKYVKEYIEGAKPIFSVGEYWDSCNYNGHGLDYNQDSHRQRIISWIDGTGQSTAFDFTTKGVLQEAVKGQLWRLRDPQGKPPGVIQ; encoded by the exons ATGTGGTTGAAAACAGACTTAGAAA CTAAATATGTGAAAGAGTATATTGAAGGAGCAAAACCAATTTTTTCTGTTGGGGAGTATTGGGATTCTTGCAACTACAATGGTCATGGTTTGGACTACAACCAAG ATAGCCACAGACAGCGAATAATAAGTTGGATTGATGGCACAGGACAGTCAACTGCATTTGACTTCACAACCAAGGGAGTTCTTCAG GAAGCTGTCAAGGGACAATTATGGAGATTACGTGATCCCCAAGGGAAGCCACCAGGTGTAATACAGTAG